The Phoenix dactylifera cultivar Barhee BC4 unplaced genomic scaffold, palm_55x_up_171113_PBpolish2nd_filt_p 000487F, whole genome shotgun sequence genome contains the following window.
TTTCTATAGATGCATCTGAATCTAAGTGGAATCATAGAACAAAACTAGTAAAATATTGTACAAAATCTCTCTAACTCTTCCTCTCACTATAAGCCCATAAAGAACTAACACAATTATTTCAAGGGCCATAACTGGATCATACCTCCACCAATATTTCTTCTGTAGAACAGTCCACTCACACAACCTGCTTCAAAGTCTTCCTATTTGCAAAACCACCAAAAGGAAAAAATCACTAATATATCTACAAATTAGTGAAATCACACGAAGAAAAACTATTATGACTCTTATACTTCATCATAGTAGTAAACTTGCTACAAGCCACTGTAACTCTTATACTTTATCATAGTAGCAAATTTGCTACAGATCAGTTCCTGAGTGACCATCCTACAAGAAGCAGCTTCTACTTTGTCATATCAACCACAAACCTGAACAGACAAGCCATAGTCTCTTGCCGCATAACTGCTGATATCTTTGCAGACTTCTACAGAGCCTTACTAATTACACTGACTCTTCATCTTCCACCTGCAAGCCTACAGTATTTGGATGGAGATAACCAAAGCTGTCTTGCTAAGCCACATAGGCAGATAAGCAAACAAAACACagagggggggagggggcgCTTGAGTGCTTGGTTGAGTGTTGGGATTTGACAAAAGCATCAAGCGACAAAGAATAGAAGAAGGGAATAATTGCCATCATCCCAAAATTTTAAGCTAAACTAGAGAAACAGAGTGAAGGCTTAATTAGTTGATTGAAAGTTGGATATAAGAGACGCCtgcaaagagaaagaagaaggtggGTTGTCAAAAAGGGTGTTACCTGAAGGCATTGTGGAGGAGGGCCCATGACGGAAATCCCAAAGTGTTCCCCTGAGTTCTGCTCTGCACTGACATCAAAATCTTTTTGTGATCCTGTAGGCCCCTGAATCTTATGTGATCTTGATACTGGGGCAAGGAAGGAGTGAATATATATAATGAGGACACAGATTTAGATAAGGATATATAACAACTTCTAGCAATGCAGGTGGTTTTGGTGGGGTGATCTGGATATAAAGGAAGTATATTCTAGTTGTTAGGAAAGCAACAGCAAGCAAGTGGTTGTGCTGGGTTTGATcctatgaaaaattaatgtaaACTAAAAAGAAGTTTCAGAAACCACAAGGGGATCCTTCTGTTCCCAATCCCCACACTTACAACTGTTCTTGTGGCAACAAGCTTATTTGAGTAGCCTTTGCTTTGTGCAAGGATCTATagatttttgaaagttttatTGATTTTTGGGCTTTCTTGACCTCTGAAAAGCCTGTGAGGTACCTCCATTTCAAAACATTGATCAAGACTACCTTAAAACACAATTTTAATGAAATTAAGTTCATAGATGCCTCCTTACTTTGGATCCCATTCCTTTGTCCCTTATTCATCGACATAAACTTGATTAAGACTGTATTTGATACCTCCTAAACAAATAAGCAGAGCATCATTACCACAATTGTGATCAACAAATCTAATACCTTTTAATCAGACTGTTGCATTTCTAATAATAAATAAGTGATGAAACCATATTtcttttagttcttcttaagagtAAAGCCATCTAGACAAGAAAGAGCATATCAACAAAATTAACTGTATCATCCAAATTAGTTGATTGTCATCATATGACATGGGAAATGAATTATTGTGACTTGAGAATTCCAGTTGCACATCATATCAAATTTCAATTCATCATCATAGATGGAGTAAAACCTGATCATCTTCCCAATTATACCAATTGCCATAGAGTATCATCATAttggaaaaaaatgaaattttatATGATTTGATGGCTTTATACACAATCAAAAAATAAGGAAGAAGTTTTTGTATGTCACCATGGAACTTCAAAAAGCACAACCATATGAACCATCAGTAAAGATTATTTTTCGAGACAAGGAGCTCACGTGCCACCACATGTCATAACTTCTTAACACATGCAAATATAGATCTGCTATAGAAGATGAAAGAAGCTCCTAGAGGGCAAATTGCAGAAGAAAGACTTAGAAcaataatatgaaaaaaaaattctttaattcAACAGACCACCAACATTCCTCGTCTGGCAGTAGATTTAGAAAACCAGAGTTTTGAAAAGTAAAACACTAGGAACATGGTGACCTTATTTGATATAAAGGTTAAAGATTAAAAGAGACAATGTAAGATTTTGGGGGAAAAGTGAATAATTGAGACTAGAATTCAAAGCAGGCTTGCACTACTCAGAAGTCAAATTGAAATAATCAGTAGAGAGAGAAACATAGGGAAAatacaaattagaaaaaaagagaCACTTTAAACTATGAAGAATGCATTGTTTCTATGCATCTTCTATATTAATATGACAATTTACAATGATAGCTAATGACAAAATTTAGAAAGAAAACTTGATACCCTGAATCTTCaagaatatcaaaaaaaaaatgtaaagctTGGATGTGAAATTCTGCAACCCTCAGGATATATGGTAGTAGTAAACACatacaaaagaaaaaagtatacTGATTTGGAACATATCTAAGGTTTGTGTATTGTGTACCTATGATTCAGCAAATGCACATACTTATATAGAATTACCGTAATATAACTAAGAGCTCAAGAAAGAATGTAAATAACAAAGAAGATGAAAGAGAAATTGGTGTTATTTCTCATTATAAGGCAATAATTCTCACTTCATTGGTTCCAGTTTAGCTGATTCACTCCTGGTGGCAAACTGGCAGCTTCCTAGTATATCCAACCAAATACTGGTTACTTTCATCATAAAAATGGGAGtatttaaataggttaaacaagtAGCAAGCAAATAAAAGCTCAGAAATTAATTACTGATTCTATGAAGAGTATTTCCCCTTTTTGTGTTTGCAGAGAGCAGCTGTCTCCTGCATTGACTTAACAAACTCAAGGTGACATCCTCCAGGAAGCCTTTTTGTAGGACTTTCTCAACTTTCCTTCTCTTTGGAGTTCCTACAACCAAATTTCTGCCATTAATTTTCTGAGATAAAAAGATAAAAGTCTGTATTTCATGTTTGTTGGTTGCTCTACAGTTCATACCACTGCAAGTTGGACCCACAACACTAGAAGAATGTGCAACAGCAGCCTGACTTTTTACCCACCACCCTGTGTGATCATCTCCCAACTTCCTGCTTGTTCTGATTGATCTGAATGCTTGCAGTTTAAGCTTTGGAAGCTATGTtagagactgcagaaaaggtaCACATTACCTGGAAAGCAATAAATGTATTTCTTGCTCAACAAGCAGTAATCACACTGAGGAACATTAAGAAATGTTCGGAAACGTAATATATGAAAGGACGTGTCTGATGCAGGATTTCTTATTTGGATTCGAATTGCATTAGTCAGAGTTATCTAAATTTTAACACACTTTGTCAAGGTGCCAATGCATGTTACAAATGAAGGGACAGAATTACCAGTCATATAAGCTATTAACCATTCCAATACTATACagcaaattacatgcatcaaacAAATTTAGATTAAATCATTTAGCTTTTACATCAATGTATCTAGATCTCTAGATGGATTTAAAAAAGAACTGTTAActataataaatagaacagtGATCCAATTAACATGTCTAGCTCAtgaaaatttcataaaattgCATCATCTGCTTCTAATTATCAGTTTACGATCACCTGTTGATCATCTTCCTCTTAAAGGATAATCAATAAACAGAAGAAAGCTAAACATTCTAGAATTTTTAGATTATAAAAAGTGAAACTGCGAATCAAAATACATTTCATCCCAAATTAGTAGGAAAATATGTACTGTGTAAAATGAAGAAAAGCTGATATAACttgtaaaaagaaagaaacagcaACAGTTTATGGTAATTATGTGCTTTTTATAGTATAAATAACCTTTCTTCTTGTGTTATTGTACAGAAAGTCAGGTGACTACTAAGTTGCCAATGAGAGTTCATCTGCTAGATTTGTTTTCATGCACCAGATCTGGTTCCATGTCTCAACACTCACCAAAAATCTCCACAGTTGCACAGTCCATCATTGAAGTGATGAAACCTATTAGCGTCCCGTATAGTGATAGCTCTTTTTGTGACCAATGTGATATACTTTATGGCAGTGTGGCAATCACCACAAACACGCAAATTTTTAGTAACAAATATGGGCTCATCAGACCTCGGATTGAGAAGTGCAAATGCTATTGCCAGCTTCTCACTATGGTGTAGAAGAGCATGCTCCTTCTCCTCTTGTTCTATATCTTGCAATATAAAACTTGTATCGGCCTGGTAACCCAATTTCTTGATCTGCGCCAGCAAATCCTCCAACTTTTGGTGTATACTTGATGACTGTGGATGTGATTGATCCCCACCAATAAAAGCATGGACAGTGCCTCTAATCTCAACCCAACTGCATCCCGGACTTTTCTTAAAACCCTTGTCCCTCTGCAGGTTTCTAACTTGTGCAGCTTCATCAAATCTCCCAGCAGCGCTGTATATATTAGACAACAGAACAAAGTTACCAGTACCCTCAGGCCCCAGCTTATGTATCACTTTTGACACTTTTTCACCCAGTTCAATGTTCTCATGAACTCGGCATGCCCCAAGCAAGGCACCCCACACACGAACATCTGGTTCAAATGGCATCTTTTGGATCAAATCATTGGCTTCATCCAAAAAACCACCACGACCCAAAAGATCAACCATACAGATGTAGTGTTCCATCCTTGGGGTAATACCATAAATCTGACTCATAGCATGAAACCAGTGTTTTCCTTCAGTAACTAATCCTGAATGACTGCAAGCAGATATAAGGCATATAAATGTGATGTCATCAGGCAGTAAACCATCGCCTACCATGGTATAAAACAATAAGATAGCTTCATTACCCAACCCATGGATTCCATAACCTGTAATCAGTGTATTCCATGACACTATGTCCTGTTTTGACATCCTATCAAAAACTTCCCTAGCAAGGTCGATTCTCCCACACTTTGCATACATGTCAATCAGAGCATTACATATTGAAATCTCTGATGCAAGCCCATAAACTGTGACATAGACATGAGCACATTTTCCATGCTGCAGAGCAGCTAAATGGGAACAAGCTGGAAGAACTCCCACCATCGTTGCAGCATCTGGCTCTATACTAGATAATTGCATCTTTCTGAATATATTAAGTGCTTCCTTAGCATTCCCATTTTGTACACATCCTGAAATAATTGCGCTATAAGAGACAGTATCTTTTGGATCCATCTCATTGAAAAACCTCAAAGCATCATCAAGACTTCCAACCTTAGCATACATGGAGAGAAGAGAATTTGAAACACTGATGTCTGAAAGATAACCAAATTTAGCCACATAACAGTGTACCCTTGTCCCCTTTCTTGAATCAGAGAAACTGGCACAAGCCCGAAGAATACAAGCGAAAGAGGCGGGTGACACATTAGTAGATCCCTCAAGcatcatctgatcaaataccCACAGGGCCTCTATCACCCTATCACACAGTACATACCCTCCAATCATTGCACTCCAAGTCACCTCATTTCTGACAGTCATGCTACTAAATATTCTCCAAGCATAGTTCAAGTATTCACATTTTGCATACATATCCAGTAAAGCAGTACCTACCAGAACATCTTCCTCATGAAAGCACCTCCTTACGCAGAACCCATGAATGCTTTTCCCTTGTTTCAGTGACTGCACTTGTCCAACCACAGGAAGAATTGCTACCAAGGTAGAAGAGTTCGGACTTGTACCCATTTTTTGCATTTCTAAGACAAAACCAACCGTCTCCTCATACATTCCATGAAGTGCATAGCCAGTGACCATTGCATTCCATGCAACGACATCTCTTTTGGGCATTCTGTTGAACACTTCATGTGCATCATCCAGGCACCCACATTTCATGTACATATCAACCAAAGCAGTACACACAAATAGATCAGAATCTAAGCCAACCCTTCTCCCATGGTTATGAATCTGAATGCCTTCCTCTAGTGCTGCAAGACCCGAACATGCCTTGAGAACAAAGGGGAACGTAAATTTGTTCGGTTTGATGCCACAATCCACCATACGGTGGTAAAGATCGATGGCTCGATCAAATGGACCTTTCGAAGAGTAAGCCCTGATCATGGCATTCCAGAGAAAAACGCTAGGCTGCGGAATTTGATCAAAGACAACGCGCGCTTGCTCGATTTCGTTGCAAGATATATACGCAAGGGCAATCCTCTCAAGGAGAGATGGGTTTGTGACGTAAGCACTGTTGCTAAGGATGTGGTGATGGATCTTCTTGACTTGCACCCATGATTTTGAGCGAATGCAAGTATCTAGAAGCTTGCAGTAGGTGCTGACATCTACTGGAGAGTTGCGGAGTCGAAGTGTTTTTAGAGTCGTCTCGATGCTAGAAAGTTTGGCGCGATTACTAGGTGGGCGAATGATTAGGTTTGCTCTGGATTGTGTGTGTAAATGGTTTAATCTCCTCAACAATGCCATCCTCTTGGTGGGGTAAGACCTGATACGACCACCGATGCTTTCAAATATCAGAAGAATCCGAGCCATCCGAGGCTggcaaaggtttatagtggagCTGGAAATCTAATGAAGGGTAGAgacgaggagagggagagagtagcGCGGAGGGCCTCGTTCACGTCCGTCGCAAAGCGGAATTCTGTTTCTGTCCTGCATCAATGCAATGGCCAATGAGATGGTGCTCCCCAGCATGATCCCACACGTCTCGCAAAGCATGCGATGTACGCCGGGTTTTGTGTGTGCAGGTGAGGGTGCGTGCGCCACCGGCGGCTTACTGTGTGACAGTAAAATTCCTTGACTCCGGATTACAAACACCGCGCTTCGATGTTTTACAGCACCATCACAAATAACTTCAGCAACTTCAGAGGGTGGAAAGGCCAAGTGAGGTGAAGCACTTGAAGGCCGGTCGAGTCGCCTCTATCTCGATGGGAGAAATATTGGGCACATCGGCTTCGGGCCAGACGAACCTCTTTGACTTCGGACATAAACCAATATGAACAACTTCGACCTCGGCTTAGGGTCGTCCAAGTTGCCCTCCAAACTCAGCTTGAATTTGGCGGCAATAGATTGGCACTAAAAGAAGGGTCCTTCCCCAGCTGTATTAACATTAATCGAAGGGAGAGACAATCAGCATGAGGTCACGAGGAGCCCGTGGTGCATCACGTGCTTCGCAACGCCACGCTCCGACTTTTTAAGGGTTGTTATAGAGCTTGAAACCTGTTCCGCTGGAATAACCCGCTGTGCCTATGGGTAATGAGCAATTCAACCTGCTCGTTCAGTAGGTgcatgttagaagtatgccctagaagccaacgtagctgacgcatatttgtaatctggggcataaatttgtaatttgacacttattaataaataagattgggcaatttatttttcattcatgtttgtacgtgtccatgaatcgtccaaaaaattaatagatgatgacacataatttcaatgagttgagaatttgaggcatgtgtcattagggattaatttctaaatgctcctgatcgatggatccatcacgagggatagtgatcgatccgctgagattagtgcacagatcacttaatcagatggacgagtctcgagtccatggtgtagagacactggagtgattatgcaagtacttgttagagaacaaggtactgagcgtgactaaagatagtagtcacatggatgtctatccactcgtcagtgactacttatggtgcagttgtatgactgatcctttgacctgcgatgcctcagctattcactgtgaggttgctgtagtttgacgagcatgtgaacttggaccctagtcattcgggtccttatagtgcgaattggctgcagtaggttcattttggaatagggttgcatctagatgggatctatcgaccttgatagattaggagtcatcctatgtgatttatgagactgagttcgatgtGCAGGTTAGGGGTCAATTTTTtcactttattacttttaccgatgatttctcacggtatggttatgtctatcttataaaacataaatctgaagcatttgaaaggttcaaaaaattcagatttgaagtagaaaaacagacagaaaaactcattaaggttcttcgatcagatcgaggaggagaataccttagtggagagtttcgcgatttgtggagtgattgattgtaaccctatttgattttgatgagctcaaagcatttgagtatatcttatgtttactaatgaattcaatctagtgtttcagtgaaaatcttgtaaatttatggttaagagtctctagatttggttcaagacaatttggataagttaagaagtctatatgaaccaaagtctgagactcgagtcgactcctggaaagtacgagtcgactccaagcgtatcagaagcattggcacaagctcgagtcgactccggaacattacgagtcgactccgactaagaacagacagacaaacagaaagacccaactcagagcctgtcagcgagtcgactcctgaagtgcgcgagtcgactccgatgctagccgagtcgactccaggatagtatgagtcgactccagggagttacagacaaaaagtcagagagcagttttcggaccctgagagccgagtcgactcctgaggaacgcgagtcgactccgatggttggcaggtcgactccaaagaaagtaagagttgactctcagtgtaatacaaggcaaaagtcagagagcaactttcggacactgagggccgagtcgactcccgcaaaggccgagtcgactccgagacagcgcgacctcaaaaagacagaagacagtatttgtgtctctgagacgcgagtcgactccaagaaagttcgagtcgactccaaggcagcgctactccaaaaagacagagaactgttttcctgatactgagagccgagtcgactctggaacagttcgagtcgactccaagactggacgagccaaaagacagaagatcgggagttcgggctctgagcactgagtcgactcccagaattcacgagtcgactcaagtgagccaagttgaagaatacatccatggattccttggcatgagccgactccaaaaatgccaagtcagctccagactttggggagtcgactccgggttaagtcgagtcgactcccagtcgagaagaccactttaattcaaatctggaacagttgccgagccgactccagaaaagcatgagtcgactcctgctacagccgagtcgactctagatcgcgcgagtcgactccgatcccaaaggacacattgtcaggatgtgcagaatgtgcagaacggctagaaaagtgtgtctaacggctagtttccgtggggaatggcttaaatagccacagaggactgtagcaagaaaaaaacgagagactccattcaaagctaaagtgattttcacctaccaaagcctctctagagtaaatacaagagaaagaaggaagaagtgcattgaagtccatactCCCAACGtcttcttcgcattcaaggctcctcatctgatagcaaatcttcttcccactcacgaggagattgcagagttcgagaagcctccttcctcaaatctaaaaatctgtttgagggcttctaactcttctttagttatattgtttatatttgcttttcaagaagctattcctgtattctttataaactgttttcttgtcacttgattcaatcggagaattgaatcaagggtgtagaggttggttggtgagccgagggtaaaaccaacgtataagggttcgattgtgatcccagaaaaacaatcgggtggttctagtcggtgagcctgggaaaaccgaccgagttcgttatgacctcgtaaaacaacaagttgggttgtgagcttgtaaaacaaccggctgtaatccgagggatatagtgaattctcaagtgagacttggggagtggacgtaggagcaagggttagctccaaaccactataaaaacattgtgtttgtgattgcttgtgtctctctctcttactctcatttcactcacagcacatagcaactaattaatcatcttgcaaaagtattaattagtcatccacaaacgttttaattacaaaattattttaaaacccaattcacccccccctcttgggttgtctatctgggcaacaagtggtatcagagccggaactcttttaccctaagagtaaaagatcaaaatgacaaccccatttggatcttcccacattgagggccagtccacccaaagacccccattctttaatggatccgactactcatattggaaggctaggatgagaatatttatccaagcccaagactatgagatgtggaccattatactaaatggaccctacatcccatccatctatgtagagagtgttactatacccaaacttgaaaaggattgggatgacaatgactttaggaaggcacaactcaatgccaaagcaatgaatgtgctctactgtgcattagatagaaatgaattcaatagagtctccacctgcaattctgcaaaagagatttgggatagacttgaagtgacccatgagggcacgaatcaaatcaaagaatccaaaataaatatattagttcataagtatgaattatttaagatggattctaatgaaacaatcacctgcatgttcactagatttactgatattgtcaatggcctaaaaagccttggcaaaaattatactaacagtgagcttgtcaggaaggttcttcgctgtctaccaaggtcatgggaagccaaggtgacggcaatccaagaagccaaggacttgaacaagcttccacttgaggagcttcttggatccctaatgacacacgagctcacaatgaaacaacacagcgaagaagagtccacccataagaaaaaggtaatagctctcaaatctacatcttctaacaaagacttgtcttgcagtagcagcagggaagaagaagatcatgagggagatgatgatgaggctcttctcgtgcgcaagttcagaaaattcatcaaccgaaagaagtcctttcatcaaaggagaggcccctcaagttcctatcacaaggataagggtaagaaaagggaaaatgaggagattggatgttatgagtgcaagaagccggggcacatcagagctgagtgtcccttgctaaagaaggggagaaagtacaagaaaaagaaagcccttgtctccaccttattggactccgactcatcatcatcatcatcggatgaggaacaagaagaaaatgccaatttctgcttcatggcaaatgaaaatgaggtatcatccgaaacgcatctagattttacctttgatgaattgtatgatacatttaatgaattaatggttgaatataaggctataaatcttaagaataaagagctaaaactaaccaatcaatcctCACCTCcacaaatacgataaattagttaaggataaggactctatcactaaagaaaatgtagaacttaaaacaaggaatcaaatgttgattcaaaaaatctaatatcttaactaaggataatgagaAACTAgccaagaaaatttctgaacttaacaaggataaactaactaaggaaatttcagaacttaaaaacaataaacaaatcttgaacgagaatctcacaaaagaattaAACACTCTAaaatcagaaaaacaaaaactaactaatgaacttgaaaaatacaaatccttggttgaaaaatttacatatagttctgaaaaattgaatatgatacttaatagtcaacgagctgtattcaatagagctggtttagggtataaacctaaaagtaagcaaaaatttcttagtaatttctttgttaaagcaggggagagtaaaattaagaaaataacatgtttttgctgtggaacattaggacacaaagcaaatgtatgtgattatagaaaaggaaaaactaatagaaaaattaaaaggatttgggttccaaaaggaaccaacattactaaccatgaaggacccaagaaaacttgggtacctaagattatatgatttgcttgtgtaggagtgtcttgcagccaaggtcgacaaaaattgttggtacttggatagtggctgctcaagacacatgacgggtgacaaggatcaattcttcacccttgaagctaagaagggaggtgctgtgacttttggagacaataaccaaggtcacatcattggtataggtaaagtacaaattaccccttcaatctttattgataatattcgatatgttgatggtcttaagcataatttacttagcattagtcaattgtgtgatagaggttttgatgttttgttcaaaccatcactatgcatcataaccaactcaaatgacaatagtttagtttttaaaggaataagacgtgggaatgtgtatgttgtagactttgaggatcttgccaaacataacccatgtttagttgttaatgatactaaggataatgatgctagttggttatggcatcgtaagttaggtcatgcaagcatggacacaatatcaaaactagttaagagagattccgtaataggtttgccaaaactaaagtttgaaaagaataaaatatgtgaagcatgtcaatttggcaaacaatcaaggaactcctttaaatctataaagtgtgtctctacctctagacctctagaactactacacatggacctattcggaccaactagaaccacaagtctaggtggaaataaatatggtctagttattgtagatgattattctagatacacttgggtcatgttcttaggtcataaggatcaagcattttcagtcttcaagaaatttcacaaagaagtaacaaatgctagagatacttcagtcatagctattagaagtgaccatggaaccgaatttgaaaattatttatttgatgagttttgtagtaaaaaggggataactcataatttttctgcacctaggataccacaacaaaatggagttgtggaaaggaaaaatagaactctagaggaaatggctagaaccatgttatgtgaaagtaatctccctaagtacttttggggagaagccat
Protein-coding sequences here:
- the LOC113461789 gene encoding pentatricopeptide repeat-containing protein At3g16610-like produces the protein MARILLIFESIGGRIRSYPTKRMALLRRLNHLHTQSRANLIIRPPSNRAKLSSIETTLKTLRLRNSPVDVSTYCKLLDTCIRSKSWVQVKKIHHHILSNSAYVTNPSLLERIALAYISCNEIEQARVVFDQIPQPSVFLWNAMIRAYSSKGPFDRAIDLYHRMVDCGIKPNKFTFPFVLKACSGLAALEEGIQIHNHGRRVGLDSDLFVCTALVDMYMKCGCLDDAHEVFNRMPKRDVVAWNAMVTGYALHGMYEETVGFVLEMQKMGTSPNSSTLVAILPVVGQVQSLKQGKSIHGFCVRRCFHEEDVLVGTALLDMYAKCEYLNYAWRIFSSMTVRNEVTWSAMIGGYVLCDRVIEALWVFDQMMLEGSTNVSPASFACILRACASFSDSRKGTRVHCYVAKFGYLSDISVSNSLLSMYAKVGSLDDALRFFNEMDPKDTVSYSAIISGCVQNGNAKEALNIFRKMQLSSIEPDAATMVGVLPACSHLAALQHGKCAHVYVTVYGLASEISICNALIDMYAKCGRIDLAREVFDRMSKQDIVSWNTLITGYGIHGLGNEAILLFYTMVGDGLLPDDITFICLISACSHSGLVTEGKHWFHAMSQIYGITPRMEHYICMVDLLGRGGFLDEANDLIQKMPFEPDVRVWGALLGACRVHENIELGEKVSKVIHKLGPEGTGNFVLLSNIYSAAGRFDEAAQVRNLQRDKGFKKSPGCSWVEIRGTVHAFIGGDQSHPQSSSIHQKLEDLLAQIKKLGYQADTSFILQDIEQEEKEHALLHHSEKLAIAFALLNPRSDEPIFVTKNLRVCGDCHTAIKYITLVTKRAITIRDANRFHHFNDGLCNCGDFW